The DNA sequence GAAGAACTCTATTTCCGGCCCCTCACCTGCCCCGTGGGGCCGGAGGCCACCGGCCAAAGCCCCAACCAGGTAGGGAAAAGGCGAGAGAAAGCGTTTTTCTGAAGGAGGCGACACGTGGGTTTTGCGGCGGCGCAGCGAAACTGCGCCGCCGCAAAACTCCCTATCAGCGCTCCAGCACGGCGGGGGAGAGCCGGCGCAGCGCCGCCTCCATGAGCTGCACAGTCCACTGGAGGTCCTGCTTATCCAACAGGGACGCCGGGCCATGGATGTATCGGCAGGGCACGGCCGCGACCGCGCTGGGCACCCCTTCGCGAGCCAGGTGAATGCGCCCTGCGTCCGTGCCGCCCACGCCCGGCTGCTTCAACTGGTACGGGATGCCCTCCTCCGCCGCCGTCTCGATCAGGAACCGCAACAACCGAGGGTCGACGAAAACGGAACGATCCATCACCGTCAACGCCGGCCCCTTCCCCAACTCCGTCGTCGGGCTTTCATCCTTCTCCTTGGGCAGGTCGTCCGCGACGGTGCCCTCCAACACGAAGGCGACGTCCGGATCGATCTCGTACGCGGCCACCCGAGCCCCCCGCAGACCGATCTCCTCCTGCACGGTGAACACGGCGTACAACTCCACCGGATATGGGCCAGCGGCGAGCAATTGGGCTAACACCGCGCACCCGGCCCGATCATCGAACGCCCTGCCCTTGACGCGCGGCCCCAGATCGGCGAAATCGGTCGCGAATACGGCCCGATCGCCGCGCTTGACCAGACGCCCGGCCTCCTCCTCGCTGGAGACGCCGATGTCGATGAACAGATCATCCACGCCTAGAACCCGCTTGTTCTCCGTCCCGGAAAGCAGATGGATCGGCTTCACGCCGATGACGCCGGGGAGGCCATCCTTGCCCACCCGCACCACCTTGGAGGGCAGAATGCGATCATCGATGCCCCCCACCTTACGAAAGCGAAGCCCGCCGTTCTTCTCCAGGCGGATGACCATGAGGCCGACCTCATCCATGTGAGCCGCCACCATCACCCGCATGGGATGATCCCCCGCAGCGTGGCGCACAGCGATCAGATTGCCCAGGGCATCCACCCGGATCTCGTCCACATGAGGCTCTATGGCCTCCCGCAGGATCGAGCGCACGGCCCCTTCATCGCCGGACACGCCAGGCGCCTCCGACAGGCGTTTTAACAGATCGAGGATATCCATGTCCCCCCTCACTCCATCTTCAATGCGTCGAGGAACGCGTCGTCCAGGCCAGCGATGAAGTGCGCTAACAGCCGACCAGCCCGCTGGATATCCTTCAACGACAGCGTCTCCACCGAGGTGTGCATGCTCCGCAAGGGGATGGAGATCAACCCGGTGGGAACCCCAGCTCGGGTCACCTGCATGGCCCACGCATCCGTCCCCGTCGCGGCCGGGATCGGATCCACTTGATAGGGGATCTCCTGCTCCTTCGCCGTCTCCTCCAGGCGCTCGAACACGGCGGGATGGATATTCGGGCCCAGCGCGATGGCCGGTCCTTTGCCCACTTCCACCGTCTCCGCGTCGCTCACCCCCGGCTGGGCGCCAAAGGTCACATCCAGGGCGATCCCCACCGTCGGCGTGATCGCGAAGGTGCTCGTGGTGGCCCCCTTCAGACCCACCTCCTCCTGGACGGTCGCCACCGCGTAGACGTCCCAGGCGTGTCGCATCCCCCGGAGGGCATCCAGGCAGGCCAGCACGGCCACCACACACGCTCGATCGTCGAACGCCTTGCCGGCCACAAGCTC is a window from the Chloroflexota bacterium genome containing:
- a CDS encoding M42 family metallopeptidase; amino-acid sequence: MDILDLLKRLSEAPGVSGDEGAVRSILREAIEPHVDEIRVDALGNLIAVRHAAGDHPMRVMVAAHMDEVGLMVIRLEKNGGLRFRKVGGIDDRILPSKVVRVGKDGLPGVIGVKPIHLLSGTENKRVLGVDDLFIDIGVSSEEEAGRLVKRGDRAVFATDFADLGPRVKGRAFDDRAGCAVLAQLLAAGPYPVELYAVFTVQEEIGLRGARVAAYEIDPDVAFVLEGTVADDLPKEKDESPTTELGKGPALTVMDRSVFVDPRLLRFLIETAAEEGIPYQLKQPGVGGTDAGRIHLAREGVPSAVAAVPCRYIHGPASLLDKQDLQWTVQLMEAALRRLSPAVLER
- a CDS encoding M42 family metallopeptidase, which encodes MSDRVDEVRTDALGNIIGLRRGTAAQGRGPSVMLAAHMDEIGLIVTRVEKGFIRFATVGGFDDRVLLGQEVVVHGRRPLRGIIGSRPPHVLPPDERKKVIAREDLLIDVGLPAEEVEELVRTGDLITMYRPFVELRNELVAGKAFDDRACVVAVLACLDALRGMRHAWDVYAVATVQEEVGLKGATTSTFAITPTVGIALDVTFGAQPGVSDAETVEVGKGPAIALGPNIHPAVFERLEETAKEQEIPYQVDPIPAATGTDAWAMQVTRAGVPTGLISIPLRSMHTSVETLSLKDIQRAGRLLAHFIAGLDDAFLDALKME